One segment of Megachile rotundata isolate GNS110a chromosome 4, iyMegRotu1, whole genome shotgun sequence DNA contains the following:
- the LOC100876335 gene encoding tRNA pseudouridine synthase-like 1 isoform X2, which produces MLNDPDTVQGALETAFTILIPKCIHPPRMYCSSRTDVGVHALGNIGQVDLINKYNVIYNPEEALKYINRYLLKCNHDIRLLEFVPVQPNFQAKHIIKSRTYVYRFMIPKNKDNHKIPIMERSYCHYLRSDDIDIERLRNGLKLFLRTQNFQTFSAKKIDSRPINYVRKLNVLTLEKGQPFMPLDPLSQDFDFWNIVCSSKGFLYKQVRRIVSALFALATGKLTERDITIMLQVPGHHNWPSKIQPVPGHGLFLANIEYCQEDLDQYKIEYETDPNHRIVIPVEGKEVNYAKI; this is translated from the exons ATGTTGAATGATCCAGATACTGTTCAAGGTGCTTTAGAAACTGCTTTTACAATACTAATACCAAAATGTATACATCCACCAAGAATGTACTGTAGTAGCAG aacAGACGTTGGAGTCCATGCTTTGGGCAACATAGGTCAGGTTGATTTAATCAATAAGTACAATGTTATTTATAATCCCGAGGAAGCACTTAAATATATCAATCGATATTTGTTAAAGTGTAATCATGATATTAG ACTTTTAGAGTTTGTTCCTGTGCAGccaaattttcaagcgaaaCACATAATAAAGTCTAGAACATATGTGTATAGGTTTATGATAcccaaaaataaagataatCATAAGATTCCAATTATGGAAAGATCATATTGTCATTATTTAAG ATCAGATGATATTGACATTGAAAGATTAAGAAATGGACTCAAGTTATTTTTGAgaacacaaaattttcaaacattcagcgcaaaaaaaattgattcaAGACCAATTAATTACGTAAGGAAACTAAATGTCTTAACGCTAGAAAAAGGTCAACCCTTTATGCCACTTGATCCATTGTCCCAAGATTTTGACTTTTGGAATATCGTATGCTCATCAAAAGGTTTTTTGTATAAACAG GTCAGACGAATTGTATCAGCTCTATTTGCTTTAGCTACTGGAAAATTAACAGAAAGAGATATAACTATAATGTTACAAGTTCCTGGCCATCACAATTGGCCTagtaaaatacaaccagttccagGACATGGTTTATTTCTTGCAAATATAGAATATTGTCAAGAGGACTTAGATcaatataaaatagaatatgAAACGGATCCTAATCATAGAATAGTCATACCAGTAGAAGGAAAAGAAGtaaattatgcaaaaatataa
- the LOC100876335 gene encoding tRNA pseudouridine synthase-like 1 isoform X1 has protein sequence MGRYFIKFSYLGTQYRGIQKNVIKDTYIMLNDPDTVQGALETAFTILIPKCIHPPRMYCSSRTDVGVHALGNIGQVDLINKYNVIYNPEEALKYINRYLLKCNHDIRLLEFVPVQPNFQAKHIIKSRTYVYRFMIPKNKDNHKIPIMERSYCHYLRSDDIDIERLRNGLKLFLRTQNFQTFSAKKIDSRPINYVRKLNVLTLEKGQPFMPLDPLSQDFDFWNIVCSSKGFLYKQVRRIVSALFALATGKLTERDITIMLQVPGHHNWPSKIQPVPGHGLFLANIEYCQEDLDQYKIEYETDPNHRIVIPVEGKEVNYAKI, from the exons atgggaagatatttcattaaattttcatatcttggCACACAGTATAG agGAATTCAGAAAAATGTGATTAAAGATACATATATTATGTTGAATGATCCAGATACTGTTCAAGGTGCTTTAGAAACTGCTTTTACAATACTAATACCAAAATGTATACATCCACCAAGAATGTACTGTAGTAGCAG aacAGACGTTGGAGTCCATGCTTTGGGCAACATAGGTCAGGTTGATTTAATCAATAAGTACAATGTTATTTATAATCCCGAGGAAGCACTTAAATATATCAATCGATATTTGTTAAAGTGTAATCATGATATTAG ACTTTTAGAGTTTGTTCCTGTGCAGccaaattttcaagcgaaaCACATAATAAAGTCTAGAACATATGTGTATAGGTTTATGATAcccaaaaataaagataatCATAAGATTCCAATTATGGAAAGATCATATTGTCATTATTTAAG ATCAGATGATATTGACATTGAAAGATTAAGAAATGGACTCAAGTTATTTTTGAgaacacaaaattttcaaacattcagcgcaaaaaaaattgattcaAGACCAATTAATTACGTAAGGAAACTAAATGTCTTAACGCTAGAAAAAGGTCAACCCTTTATGCCACTTGATCCATTGTCCCAAGATTTTGACTTTTGGAATATCGTATGCTCATCAAAAGGTTTTTTGTATAAACAG GTCAGACGAATTGTATCAGCTCTATTTGCTTTAGCTACTGGAAAATTAACAGAAAGAGATATAACTATAATGTTACAAGTTCCTGGCCATCACAATTGGCCTagtaaaatacaaccagttccagGACATGGTTTATTTCTTGCAAATATAGAATATTGTCAAGAGGACTTAGATcaatataaaatagaatatgAAACGGATCCTAATCATAGAATAGTCATACCAGTAGAAGGAAAAGAAGtaaattatgcaaaaatataa
- the LOC100876335 gene encoding tRNA pseudouridine synthase-like 1 isoform X3 — protein sequence MYCSSRTDVGVHALGNIGQVDLINKYNVIYNPEEALKYINRYLLKCNHDIRLLEFVPVQPNFQAKHIIKSRTYVYRFMIPKNKDNHKIPIMERSYCHYLRSDDIDIERLRNGLKLFLRTQNFQTFSAKKIDSRPINYVRKLNVLTLEKGQPFMPLDPLSQDFDFWNIVCSSKGFLYKQVRRIVSALFALATGKLTERDITIMLQVPGHHNWPSKIQPVPGHGLFLANIEYCQEDLDQYKIEYETDPNHRIVIPVEGKEVNYAKI from the exons ATGTACTGTAGTAGCAG aacAGACGTTGGAGTCCATGCTTTGGGCAACATAGGTCAGGTTGATTTAATCAATAAGTACAATGTTATTTATAATCCCGAGGAAGCACTTAAATATATCAATCGATATTTGTTAAAGTGTAATCATGATATTAG ACTTTTAGAGTTTGTTCCTGTGCAGccaaattttcaagcgaaaCACATAATAAAGTCTAGAACATATGTGTATAGGTTTATGATAcccaaaaataaagataatCATAAGATTCCAATTATGGAAAGATCATATTGTCATTATTTAAG ATCAGATGATATTGACATTGAAAGATTAAGAAATGGACTCAAGTTATTTTTGAgaacacaaaattttcaaacattcagcgcaaaaaaaattgattcaAGACCAATTAATTACGTAAGGAAACTAAATGTCTTAACGCTAGAAAAAGGTCAACCCTTTATGCCACTTGATCCATTGTCCCAAGATTTTGACTTTTGGAATATCGTATGCTCATCAAAAGGTTTTTTGTATAAACAG GTCAGACGAATTGTATCAGCTCTATTTGCTTTAGCTACTGGAAAATTAACAGAAAGAGATATAACTATAATGTTACAAGTTCCTGGCCATCACAATTGGCCTagtaaaatacaaccagttccagGACATGGTTTATTTCTTGCAAATATAGAATATTGTCAAGAGGACTTAGATcaatataaaatagaatatgAAACGGATCCTAATCATAGAATAGTCATACCAGTAGAAGGAAAAGAAGtaaattatgcaaaaatataa
- the LOC100876450 gene encoding putative dual specificity protein phosphatase DDB_G0283417 has translation MSLENLIKNKRLQLKSCKTVVTNMLGQRYQEVNGEKKELPVGIPFVVDNKPDLQISQIMSGLYLSSQDPVANKEILQEHNIRHILSVGINVMEKFDGIKYYYCDLLDLPESDLIVPVKKCIKIIHENRHENILVHCNAGVSRAPTIIISYLMTVEKLPYNDAYDRVKKLRNCIKPNEGFVKQLKMLQLSSTLQ, from the coding sequence aTGAGTTTAGAAAActtaataaagaataaaagatTACAGTTGAAATCCTGTAAAACTGTTGTCACAAATATGCTTGGTCAAAGGTACCAAGAAGTGAACGGTGAAAAGAAAGAATTACCAGTTGGAATACCATTTGTGGTAGATAATAAACCTGACTTACAAATCAGTCAGATAATGTCAGGACTTTATCTCAGCTCGCAAGATCCTGTtgcaaataaagaaattttacaagaaCATAATATTCGTCATATTTTAAGCGTTGGTATTAACGTAATGGAAAAATTTGATGGGATTAAGTATTATTACTGTGATTTATTAGATTTACCTGAATCTGATCTAATAGTGCcagtaaaaaaatgtattaaaataatacatgaaaaTCGTCATGAAAATATTCTTGTACATTGCAATGCCGGTGTATCTCGTGCACcaacaattattatttcttatttaatgACTGTTGAGAAGTTACCTTATAATGATGCTTATGACAGAGTgaaaaagttgagaaattgcATTAAACCTAATGAAGGATTTGTAAAGCAATTAAAGATGTTACAACTTTCATCTACTttgcaataa